In Bradyrhizobium erythrophlei, a single genomic region encodes these proteins:
- a CDS encoding MEDS domain-containing protein, with amino-acid sequence MKAPGKAKSSRKSAKIEQPPEHPHEGGSSDLSGRTPLRPTGIRVMGDMPWGSHICLFYETKADLLDANAVYIKAGLESDEYCVWAISEPITEDEAWAVLRRDIPDLDKRAASGQFEILPGYDWYLKGDEFNSKKITSGWHEKLHFALDKGFEGLRISGNAFWIEHNRWSEFREYEQELDDSLEDRPMLVLCTYSLNASRAVDVLDVARAHQFTVARRRGQWEFSETPELKHAKREIKSLGDALLVLSRPFAGHESLTSRERTVLAQIVRGASSKEAAGWLKISPRTIDFHRANILQKLNAKNVADLVRIVVGNFERSRGSD; translated from the coding sequence ATGAAAGCCCCCGGGAAAGCGAAGTCATCGCGCAAATCAGCAAAGATTGAGCAGCCCCCTGAGCACCCCCACGAGGGCGGCTCTTCCGACTTGAGCGGGCGGACGCCATTGCGCCCCACCGGTATTCGCGTCATGGGCGATATGCCCTGGGGTTCGCATATCTGCCTTTTTTACGAGACGAAGGCGGATCTGCTCGATGCCAACGCCGTGTACATCAAGGCTGGCCTCGAAAGCGACGAGTACTGCGTTTGGGCAATCTCAGAACCGATCACGGAGGATGAGGCGTGGGCTGTGTTGCGTCGCGACATTCCTGATCTCGATAAACGCGCGGCAAGCGGTCAATTCGAGATTCTCCCAGGTTACGATTGGTACCTCAAGGGCGACGAGTTCAATTCAAAGAAGATCACGAGTGGTTGGCACGAAAAGTTGCACTTTGCGCTCGATAAGGGCTTCGAGGGCTTACGGATAAGCGGCAATGCGTTTTGGATTGAACACAATCGTTGGAGCGAGTTTCGTGAATACGAACAAGAGTTGGATGACTCGCTGGAAGACCGGCCTATGCTTGTCCTGTGCACCTATTCGCTCAATGCGAGCCGCGCGGTCGATGTACTCGACGTTGCACGGGCCCATCAGTTCACTGTCGCCCGACGGCGAGGTCAGTGGGAATTTTCGGAGACGCCAGAACTTAAACATGCCAAGCGGGAGATCAAAAGCCTTGGCGACGCCTTGCTCGTACTGTCGCGGCCGTTCGCAGGTCACGAGTCATTAACTTCGCGCGAGCGAACAGTACTCGCTCAAATCGTGCGCGGCGCTTCTAGCAAGGAGGCAGCCGGCTGGCTCAAGATCAGTCCTCGCACGATTGATTTTCATCGCGCCAACATTCTGCAGAAGCTCAACGCCAAGAACGTAGCCGACCTGGTGCGCATCGTGGTCGGGAACTTCGAGCGCTCCCGAGGGAGCGACTGA
- a CDS encoding bifunctional diguanylate cyclase/phosphodiesterase, whose amino-acid sequence MSHKTRHNVRHRAPILMIAVLGTALSIAGWYIVSGLEDRTSAAEFNLRASNVAAALQNGVNEYFTKMYPLRAMIESTPDAVSEQEFVTFSNRLLRDESAILSLSWIPRIRNEERAVHEQAARQQGIDGYRIRSVSKDNPLEPSPAAAEYFPVYYTTEKIRVGLVKGLNLADGGIRQQPLESARDGDMLAASQELTLQSGTGDRIGFFIVLPIYKRGLPHNSVEERRRNLVGFVQGVFQIDTMIATTLRGIRSPADYYVFASEAGSSARPIYTSLLKPSGEPLAASRHAEFETVFHWSGKIAIADRQWWMVAVPKQGSILMHSRAWILLTAGLCLTGVVFAFMWRSNQHTRKLIEANKMISELAHTDPLTGLANRRTFHDRLAMTFQNAKCGSEPFAVLYIDLDHFKDFNDLMGHPAGDVLLVQVAERLLAEAGDANCVARLGGDEFAILQSNAGAEGATEALAQKIVATLNELAVLEGYNARISASVGVSRYSEGMDGPDVLLMQSDLALYRAKDAGRNRVCFHDETFGQLACERVILGRELVAAIKCGGLALQYQPQVDIETGRIVGLEALVRWNHPQRGSISPAVFIPVAEKTGSIVDLGKWVFDEACRQTRVWQDEGVDVPTVAVNLSAIQCKRPELEQDIVSSLKRWNIAPGRIELELTESVLMEATEHHRDIITRLRALGLRLAIDDFGTGYSSLNYLTNFPVDRIKIAQELIFKCTTEIRCAAVVRAAIRLAEELDTQVLAEGVENAEQARFLSSAGCKSAQGYFFSRPVDAAQVASLMRARFIHPVALLAAPKGSGGRLKVV is encoded by the coding sequence ATGAGTCATAAGACCCGACATAACGTTCGGCATCGCGCGCCGATATTGATGATCGCTGTCCTCGGGACTGCCCTGTCGATCGCGGGTTGGTACATCGTCTCAGGCTTGGAGGACCGAACCTCGGCAGCCGAGTTCAATCTCCGTGCCAGCAATGTGGCGGCGGCCCTTCAGAATGGAGTAAATGAGTATTTTACGAAAATGTACCCGCTCCGCGCGATGATTGAGTCCACTCCGGATGCGGTCAGCGAGCAGGAGTTTGTGACTTTTTCCAATCGGCTGTTGCGGGATGAGTCCGCAATCCTAAGCCTGTCCTGGATCCCACGTATTCGAAACGAAGAACGGGCGGTCCACGAGCAGGCAGCTCGACAGCAGGGCATTGACGGCTATCGGATCCGTTCGGTGAGCAAGGATAACCCACTCGAACCGTCGCCGGCCGCGGCAGAATATTTTCCGGTCTACTACACAACGGAAAAAATCCGCGTGGGTTTGGTGAAAGGGTTGAATCTGGCCGACGGCGGCATCCGCCAGCAGCCGCTCGAAAGCGCGCGAGACGGCGACATGCTGGCGGCCTCACAAGAATTGACGTTGCAATCGGGAACCGGCGACCGGATCGGATTTTTCATTGTTCTGCCGATTTACAAGCGCGGTCTGCCACACAACTCGGTCGAAGAGCGCCGCCGCAATCTCGTCGGTTTCGTCCAAGGCGTATTTCAGATCGACACTATGATCGCCACGACCCTGCGCGGAATTCGAAGCCCGGCCGATTATTACGTCTTCGCATCCGAAGCCGGTTCGAGCGCGCGACCGATTTACACCAGTCTGCTGAAACCGTCGGGTGAGCCGCTCGCGGCGAGCCGGCACGCCGAGTTCGAAACGGTCTTTCATTGGTCCGGTAAAATCGCCATTGCGGATCGTCAGTGGTGGATGGTCGCTGTGCCTAAGCAAGGATCGATCCTGATGCACTCCAGGGCCTGGATCCTTCTAACGGCTGGCCTATGCCTGACCGGCGTAGTTTTTGCCTTTATGTGGCGGTCGAACCAGCACACCCGCAAACTTATTGAAGCCAATAAGATGATCAGCGAGTTGGCGCACACCGACCCTCTCACCGGCCTTGCCAATCGCAGGACCTTTCACGACCGGTTGGCTATGACATTCCAGAATGCTAAGTGCGGCAGCGAACCCTTTGCCGTGCTTTATATAGACCTCGACCACTTCAAGGACTTCAACGATTTGATGGGTCACCCGGCCGGTGACGTTCTGCTGGTGCAGGTTGCCGAACGGCTGCTCGCCGAAGCAGGTGACGCCAACTGCGTTGCCCGCTTGGGCGGCGATGAATTCGCTATCCTGCAATCGAATGCCGGCGCGGAAGGCGCCACCGAGGCGTTGGCACAGAAAATTGTCGCGACGCTCAACGAGCTTGCCGTGCTCGAAGGATACAACGCGCGCATCTCTGCCAGCGTCGGGGTTTCGCGCTATTCCGAGGGGATGGACGGACCGGACGTCTTGCTGATGCAGTCGGATCTCGCGCTTTACCGAGCGAAAGATGCCGGCCGCAATCGCGTCTGCTTTCATGACGAGACGTTCGGCCAGCTTGCGTGCGAGCGCGTAATTCTAGGACGGGAACTTGTGGCCGCGATTAAATGCGGCGGCCTCGCGCTGCAATACCAGCCTCAGGTCGACATCGAAACCGGCCGCATCGTCGGGCTCGAAGCGTTGGTACGCTGGAACCACCCGCAGCGTGGCTCGATATCACCCGCGGTGTTCATCCCGGTCGCAGAGAAGACCGGGTCGATCGTCGACCTGGGGAAATGGGTATTCGATGAAGCTTGCCGTCAAACCCGGGTCTGGCAGGACGAGGGCGTCGATGTGCCTACGGTCGCCGTCAACCTCTCCGCAATCCAGTGCAAGCGACCCGAACTTGAGCAGGACATCGTCTCGAGTCTTAAGCGCTGGAACATCGCGCCCGGTCGGATAGAACTCGAACTAACCGAATCCGTCCTCATGGAGGCCACCGAACACCATCGCGACATCATCACGCGTCTGCGAGCGCTCGGGCTGAGACTTGCAATCGATGATTTCGGCACCGGCTATTCCTCGCTCAACTATCTTACCAACTTTCCGGTCGATCGGATCAAGATTGCACAGGAGTTGATTTTCAAATGCACGACGGAAATCCGATGCGCTGCGGTGGTTCGCGCCGCCATTCGTCTTGCCGAAGAACTGGACACCCAAGTGCTTGCGGAAGGCGTCGAAAATGCGGAGCAAGCGCGGTTCCTGTCGTCGGCTGGCTGCAAATCCGCGCAGGGCTACTTTTTCAGCCGCCCGGTTGATGCCGCTCAAGTCGCAAGTTTGATGCGTGCACGCTTCATTCACCCGGTCGCGCTTCTCGCAGCACCCAAAGGCAGCGGTGGCCGGTTGAAGGTCGTTTGA
- the clpB gene encoding ATP-dependent chaperone ClpB: MNIEQYTERARGFVQSAQSLAVREGHQQFSSLHMLKVLLDDNEGLASGLIDRAGGNSRAILKATEEGLNKLPKISGSGAGQVYLAPELARAFDAAEKAAEKAGDSFVTVERLLLGLALTKDGEAGSLLRKGGLTPQNLNAAIETLRKGRTADSATAENAYDALKKYSRDLTQAARDGKLDPVIGRDEEIRRTIQVLSRRTKNNPVLIGEPGVGKTAIVEGLALRILNGDVPESLKDKRLLSLDMGALIAGAKYRGEFEERLKAVLSEVTSAEGSIILFIDEMHTLIGAGKADGAMDASNLLKPALARGELHCIGATTLDEYRKHVEKDAALARRFQPIFVSEPTVEDTISILRGLKDKYEQHHGVRITDSALVAATTLSNRYITDRFLPDKAIDLMDEAAARLKMQVDSKPEELDSMDREIIRLKIEQEALKKESDAGSKSRLKTLEKELSELEEKSAGLTARWSAEKSKLSDAQKLKSELDALRIELADAQRRGEFQRAGELAYGRIPELEKKLADIEANENAGEMMEEAVTANHIAQVVSRWTGVPVDKMLEGEKDKLLKMETSLGQRVVGQAEAVHAVATAVRRSRAGLQDPNRPMGSFMFLGPTGVGKTELTKALAEYLFNDETAMVRLDMSEYMEKHSVSRLIGAPPGYVGYDEGGALTEAVRRRPYQVVLFDEIEKAHPDVFNVLLQVLDDGRLTDGQGRTVDFRNTLIIMTSNLGSEFLVNQPEGEDTSAVRELVMGTVRAHFRPEFLNRVDEIILFHRLQKSEMGRIVEIQFSRLSKLLEERKITLTLDAAARDWLAAKGWDPAYGARPLKRVIQRNVQDPLAEMILAGEVQDGDHVAISAEGNVLTFNGKARQTAEIAQFETPVPKRKLN; the protein is encoded by the coding sequence ATGAATATTGAACAATATACCGAGCGCGCGAGGGGCTTTGTCCAGTCGGCGCAATCTCTGGCCGTGCGCGAGGGGCATCAGCAGTTTTCTTCGCTGCACATGCTCAAGGTGCTGCTCGACGACAATGAAGGCCTCGCCAGCGGTCTGATCGACCGCGCCGGGGGCAATTCGCGCGCCATCCTCAAGGCGACCGAAGAAGGCCTCAACAAATTACCCAAGATTTCAGGCAGCGGTGCAGGACAGGTTTACCTGGCGCCCGAGCTGGCGCGCGCCTTCGACGCCGCCGAGAAGGCGGCCGAAAAGGCCGGCGACAGCTTTGTCACCGTCGAACGGCTGTTGCTCGGTCTGGCGCTGACCAAGGACGGCGAGGCAGGCAGCCTGCTGCGCAAGGGCGGCCTCACGCCGCAAAACCTCAATGCCGCGATCGAGACCTTGCGCAAGGGCCGTACCGCCGACAGCGCCACGGCCGAAAACGCCTATGACGCGCTGAAGAAATATTCCCGCGACCTGACGCAGGCGGCGCGTGACGGCAAGCTCGATCCCGTCATCGGGCGCGACGAGGAAATCCGCCGCACTATCCAGGTGTTGTCGCGTCGAACCAAGAACAATCCCGTGCTGATTGGCGAACCCGGCGTCGGCAAAACCGCCATCGTCGAGGGCCTGGCGCTGCGCATCCTCAACGGTGACGTGCCGGAGAGCCTGAAGGACAAACGTCTGTTGTCGCTCGACATGGGCGCGCTGATTGCGGGCGCGAAATATCGCGGCGAATTCGAGGAACGGCTGAAGGCCGTCCTGTCCGAGGTCACCTCGGCCGAAGGCTCGATCATCCTGTTCATCGACGAGATGCACACGCTGATCGGCGCCGGCAAGGCCGATGGCGCCATGGATGCCTCCAACCTGTTGAAGCCCGCGCTGGCGCGGGGCGAACTGCATTGTATCGGCGCGACCACGCTCGACGAGTACCGCAAGCATGTCGAGAAGGATGCCGCTTTGGCGCGCCGCTTCCAGCCGATCTTCGTCTCGGAGCCGACGGTCGAGGACACGATCTCAATCCTGCGCGGCCTCAAGGACAAGTACGAGCAGCATCACGGCGTGCGCATCACCGATTCGGCGCTGGTGGCCGCCACCACGCTGTCGAACCGCTACATCACCGACCGTTTCCTGCCCGACAAGGCCATCGACCTGATGGATGAGGCCGCCGCGCGGCTGAAGATGCAGGTCGATTCCAAGCCGGAAGAGCTCGATTCGATGGACCGGGAAATCATCCGGCTCAAGATCGAGCAGGAGGCGCTGAAAAAGGAAAGCGACGCCGGCTCGAAGAGCCGCCTGAAGACGCTTGAGAAGGAGCTTTCCGAGCTCGAGGAGAAATCCGCAGGCCTGACCGCGCGCTGGAGCGCGGAGAAGAGCAAGCTGTCGGACGCGCAGAAGCTCAAGAGCGAGCTCGATGCGCTCCGCATCGAACTCGCCGACGCCCAGCGCCGCGGCGAATTCCAGCGTGCGGGTGAGCTGGCCTATGGCCGGATTCCCGAGCTTGAGAAGAAGCTCGCCGACATCGAAGCCAACGAGAATGCCGGTGAGATGATGGAGGAGGCGGTCACCGCCAATCACATCGCGCAGGTGGTCTCGCGCTGGACCGGCGTGCCGGTCGACAAGATGCTGGAAGGCGAAAAGGACAAGCTCCTGAAAATGGAGACGAGCCTCGGCCAGCGCGTGGTCGGCCAGGCCGAAGCGGTGCATGCGGTCGCGACCGCCGTGCGGCGTTCGCGTGCGGGCTTGCAGGATCCGAACCGGCCGATGGGCTCGTTCATGTTCTTGGGCCCCACCGGCGTCGGCAAGACCGAACTGACCAAGGCGCTCGCGGAATATCTCTTCAACGACGAGACCGCGATGGTGCGTCTGGACATGTCCGAATACATGGAGAAGCACTCCGTGTCGCGGCTGATCGGCGCGCCTCCCGGCTATGTCGGCTATGACGAGGGCGGGGCGCTGACGGAAGCGGTGCGGCGCCGGCCCTATCAGGTGGTGCTGTTCGACGAGATCGAGAAGGCGCACCCGGATGTGTTCAACGTGCTGTTGCAGGTGCTTGATGACGGCCGCCTGACCGACGGTCAGGGCCGCACGGTCGATTTCCGCAACACGCTGATCATCATGACCTCGAACCTTGGTTCGGAGTTCCTGGTCAACCAGCCGGAAGGCGAGGACACCTCAGCCGTTCGCGAACTGGTGATGGGCACGGTGCGGGCGCATTTCCGGCCCGAGTTCCTAAACCGCGTCGACGAGATCATCCTGTTCCATCGCTTACAAAAGAGCGAGATGGGCCGGATCGTGGAGATCCAGTTCTCGCGGCTGTCGAAGCTTCTGGAAGAGCGCAAGATCACGCTCACGCTGGATGCCGCGGCACGCGACTGGCTCGCCGCCAAGGGCTGGGACCCGGCCTATGGCGCGCGTCCCTTGAAGCGGGTGATCCAGCGCAATGTGCAGGATCCGCTCGCCGAGATGATCCTCGCCGGCGAGGTCCAGGACGGCGATCACGTCGCCATCTCGGCCGAAGGCAATGTGCTGACCTTCAACGGCAAGGCGCGGCAGACGGCGGAAATCGCCCAGTTCGAGACGCCGGTGCCGAAGCGAAAGCTGAACTGA
- a CDS encoding DUF2188 domain-containing protein, whose product MAIASYEVVGSGGVWRVKHDGEPVGSYQTKESAFEAAVAAASLAVREGYEVQLSVPGTRIES is encoded by the coding sequence ATGGCAATAGCGAGCTACGAGGTTGTCGGCTCCGGCGGTGTCTGGCGCGTCAAACACGATGGCGAGCCTGTGGGCAGCTACCAAACCAAGGAATCCGCCTTCGAGGCAGCCGTTGCTGCGGCGTCATTGGCAGTTCGGGAAGGGTACGAGGTCCAGCTTTCAGTACCCGGGACTCGCATCGAATCCTAA
- a CDS encoding PRC-barrel domain-containing protein: MPEAQLPSGLAKHRSGRGVSLESDGDIMNKSRFSFLPTVVLTTVVLSSWTGHGTAQEIALSPLQATEVAKGYRADALKLMPVVNDKNDPIGRVNDFIFGKDGSIFVVLAVGDFTGLTGQLVAIPFRSLKLDDPSGHIILPGASRAALEKLPVFLTSR, encoded by the coding sequence GTGCCAGAGGCGCAGCTGCCTTCCGGCTTAGCGAAGCACCGAAGCGGGCGCGGCGTGTCCTTGGAAAGCGATGGTGATATCATGAACAAATCCCGCTTCTCGTTCTTGCCTACGGTGGTTTTGACCACCGTCGTTCTCTCTTCGTGGACGGGCCATGGGACCGCCCAGGAAATCGCACTTTCGCCTCTTCAGGCCACGGAGGTCGCAAAAGGCTATCGCGCCGACGCGCTTAAATTGATGCCGGTGGTCAACGACAAAAACGATCCGATCGGGAGGGTCAACGATTTCATTTTTGGCAAGGATGGCAGCATTTTCGTTGTTCTTGCCGTCGGCGATTTTACCGGACTTACCGGCCAGCTCGTCGCCATTCCCTTCCGTAGCCTCAAACTGGACGACCCCTCCGGCCACATTATATTGCCGGGAGCAAGTCGCGCGGCGCTGGAAAAACTGCCGGTTTTCCTCACCAGTCGGTGA
- a CDS encoding phosphate-starvation-inducible PsiE family protein gives MSIKEELRNAGEKFRLLALYQRFEHFVVLILTALIAVIVVAAIWNLSLKILFGLVLSGSLDPSDYSAFQAVFGMIFTVIIALEFKKSLLVMTERRDSVVQIRSVVMIALLAICRKVIILDLAETDAMHTLALAAAILALGIVYWLIRDSDQRLDNTA, from the coding sequence ATGTCAATTAAGGAAGAGCTAAGGAATGCCGGGGAGAAATTCAGGTTGCTTGCGTTATACCAGCGATTCGAACACTTCGTCGTTCTGATCCTCACGGCATTGATCGCCGTCATCGTCGTCGCGGCTATCTGGAACCTGAGCCTGAAGATTCTGTTTGGTCTCGTTCTGTCCGGAAGTCTCGACCCATCCGACTACTCAGCTTTCCAAGCAGTGTTCGGCATGATCTTTACGGTGATCATTGCGCTCGAATTCAAGAAATCGCTTCTAGTGATGACCGAACGCCGCGACAGCGTTGTCCAGATCCGCTCGGTCGTCATGATCGCGCTGCTCGCGATCTGCCGGAAGGTGATCATTCTCGATCTGGCGGAAACAGACGCGATGCACACACTGGCTCTTGCGGCCGCAATCCTTGCCCTCGGCATTGTCTACTGGCTGATCCGCGACAGCGATCAGCGCCTGGATAATACGGCTTGA
- a CDS encoding DHA2 family efflux MFS transporter permease subunit, with amino-acid sequence MAGTAAVSGIINRGMITATVMLATLMQALDTTIANVALPYIQGSLSATSDQINWVLTSYIVAAAIIMPATGWLEAKFGRKPLFLTAVIGFVVTSMLCGAAASLGQIVVLRLLQGIFGAPLVPLSQAVLLDAYPPEQQGQAMAVFGLGVMLGPIIGPTLGGWLTDSYSWRWVFYVNVPFGVLCALGILLFLGRRADRPLAGRFDWLGFATLGLGIGSLQLFLDRGERLDWFASREIQLEAALCVLGFYLFTVHTVSARDPFIDPAVFRNRNFVIGIILIFIVGVVLLATLAMLTPYLEQLMNYPVLTAGLVLAPRGVGTMIAMLIVGQLIRYIDARLLIATGLGTTGFALYLMTGFTPDVSQGTLIRTGLMQGFGIGFVFVPLSTIAFGTLAPALRTQGTGLYNLMRNIGASIGISTMSYLLVRNTAITQSALVEHITPYRQVVRDYAHQLNIVTLSGRAALAQTVTAQAEAVAFIDNFKLMMLVSFLAIPLVILVQRPSRQLGNQGPVSD; translated from the coding sequence ATGGCGGGGACGGCAGCCGTGAGTGGGATCATCAACCGCGGAATGATTACCGCGACCGTAATGCTTGCGACGTTGATGCAGGCGCTCGACACCACGATCGCTAATGTAGCGCTGCCTTATATCCAGGGAAGCCTGTCGGCGACAAGCGACCAGATCAACTGGGTGCTCACTTCCTATATCGTGGCAGCCGCAATCATCATGCCGGCAACCGGCTGGCTCGAAGCGAAATTCGGCCGCAAGCCGCTGTTCCTGACGGCCGTGATCGGCTTTGTCGTGACTTCGATGCTGTGTGGCGCCGCTGCCTCGCTCGGGCAGATCGTGGTCTTGCGCCTGCTGCAGGGCATCTTCGGCGCGCCGCTCGTACCGCTGTCGCAAGCCGTGCTGCTCGACGCCTATCCTCCCGAGCAGCAGGGGCAGGCGATGGCGGTGTTCGGGCTCGGAGTCATGCTCGGGCCGATCATCGGCCCGACACTCGGTGGCTGGCTCACGGATTCCTACAGCTGGCGCTGGGTGTTCTACGTTAATGTACCGTTTGGCGTGCTTTGTGCTCTCGGCATCTTATTGTTCCTTGGACGGCGCGCCGATCGCCCGCTGGCTGGACGGTTCGATTGGCTGGGGTTCGCAACTCTCGGACTCGGCATTGGGTCACTGCAGCTCTTCCTCGACCGCGGCGAGCGGCTCGACTGGTTCGCCTCGCGCGAGATCCAACTCGAAGCCGCACTCTGCGTACTCGGCTTCTACCTCTTTACGGTCCACACTGTGTCGGCGCGCGACCCGTTTATCGATCCCGCGGTGTTCCGCAACCGGAATTTCGTGATCGGCATCATCCTGATTTTTATCGTCGGCGTCGTGCTGCTGGCGACACTGGCGATGTTGACACCCTATCTCGAGCAACTCATGAACTATCCCGTGCTGACGGCGGGCCTCGTTCTTGCGCCGCGCGGAGTCGGGACCATGATAGCGATGTTGATCGTCGGGCAACTCATCCGCTATATCGATGCGCGGCTCCTGATCGCTACCGGTCTTGGAACCACCGGATTTGCGCTCTATCTGATGACAGGCTTCACACCCGATGTATCGCAGGGCACCTTGATCCGCACTGGTCTGATGCAAGGCTTCGGCATCGGCTTCGTCTTCGTGCCCTTGAGTACGATCGCGTTCGGCACGCTGGCGCCGGCGCTGCGCACACAGGGAACCGGGCTCTACAACCTGATGCGCAATATCGGGGCAAGCATCGGCATCTCAACAATGAGTTATCTGCTGGTACGCAATACCGCTATCACGCAGTCAGCGCTCGTCGAGCACATCACGCCCTACCGGCAGGTGGTGCGCGACTACGCCCACCAACTCAATATCGTCACCCTGAGCGGACGCGCCGCGCTCGCGCAAACAGTGACCGCGCAGGCCGAAGCCGTCGCCTTCATCGACAATTTCAAACTGATGATGCTCGTGTCTTTCTTGGCGATCCCATTGGTGATCCTGGTGCAACGTCCGAGCCGGCAGCTCGGCAACCAAGGCCCCGTTTCGGATTGA
- a CDS encoding HlyD family secretion protein yields the protein MRDNALEKISDAAEPRVGRTTPSYSPQVNRENPGSTDASGNRSAPAPPPNRWRRPLLILGPVALIVGALVLYLATGRYVTEEDAYVQAVNVSISPQVAGQVVTIAAKSNTAVRKDDSLFNLDPEPYRIALANAEAQLGVARDQARTLIETYRARLKQIDEAKATADFAQTNYERQQHLFDTGAAPRATLDAAIRDLQTAKANQASLQREAAAALAQLGGNPDMPVDQQASVKQARAAVDTAARNQRLTSIVAPFDGIPNNVESIAVGAFLNAGQSAFPLVSTHDLYIEANIRETDLTYVREGNPARVTIDAYPDTSVAARVTTLAPASGSVFALLPPQNATGNWVKVVQRIPVRLSVDQALDHLALRAGMSVKISIDTGHQRSLRELWRDITSIFGA from the coding sequence ATGAGGGATAACGCGCTCGAAAAGATTTCAGACGCCGCCGAACCCAGGGTTGGCCGCACGACCCCAAGCTATTCGCCTCAGGTCAATCGGGAAAATCCTGGCTCGACAGATGCATCTGGCAATCGGAGCGCGCCGGCCCCACCGCCGAATCGTTGGCGCCGGCCTCTCCTGATCCTGGGCCCCGTCGCCTTGATCGTCGGAGCGCTAGTCCTTTATCTGGCCACCGGTCGCTATGTTACGGAGGAAGATGCTTACGTTCAGGCAGTGAATGTCTCGATCAGCCCGCAAGTCGCGGGTCAGGTCGTTACCATCGCGGCCAAATCGAACACCGCAGTCAGGAAAGACGATTCGCTCTTCAACCTCGATCCCGAGCCATATCGAATCGCACTGGCCAATGCCGAGGCGCAGCTTGGCGTCGCGCGTGACCAGGCCCGCACCCTGATCGAGACCTATCGCGCGCGCCTCAAACAAATCGATGAGGCCAAGGCGACGGCCGACTTCGCGCAAACTAATTACGAGCGTCAGCAGCATCTTTTTGACACTGGTGCCGCGCCCCGGGCCACGCTCGATGCCGCGATACGCGACCTGCAGACGGCGAAGGCCAATCAGGCCAGTCTGCAACGGGAGGCGGCGGCGGCACTCGCCCAACTCGGCGGCAATCCGGACATGCCGGTCGATCAGCAGGCCTCCGTGAAACAGGCGCGGGCGGCTGTTGATACAGCTGCGCGCAATCAGCGGCTCACCTCAATCGTCGCGCCTTTCGACGGCATTCCCAACAATGTCGAGAGCATCGCGGTTGGAGCCTTTCTCAATGCCGGGCAATCCGCCTTTCCGCTGGTATCGACGCACGATCTCTACATCGAAGCCAACATCAGGGAGACCGACCTCACCTATGTGAGAGAGGGCAATCCGGCGCGCGTCACCATCGACGCCTATCCGGACACTTCCGTCGCCGCCAGGGTTACGACACTGGCCCCGGCGAGCGGTTCGGTCTTCGCGCTGTTGCCGCCGCAAAACGCCACCGGCAATTGGGTCAAGGTGGTGCAGCGCATACCGGTTCGCCTTTCCGTTGATCAGGCACTCGACCATCTCGCGCTGCGCGCCGGCATGAGTGTCAAGATCTCGATCGATACCGGCCACCAACGCTCGCTGCGTGAACTGTGGCGCGATATCACCTCGATCTTCGGGGCCTGA